The DNA window GAACCCCGAGAGCAAAGGTCACAATCAGAGTGACCGTAGTCGTGGTCTCTGGCATCCGGTGCGTGCTGATGTTGGCGATATTGACGATTGCCAGAATCGCGATAATGCCCGCCATCGCAACCAGAACAAAGGGTGCTGAGATCAACGGCGCCAGCATGCCAAAGAGGCTGACCACCGCAAAGGTACGAACCCCAAGTTCCTTATGAGCCCACTCGCGTTCAAAGCCGATCAGAAGTCCGATGGCAAGAGACACCAGGAGTTTGGTGGCGATTTCGATGGGAAGGAAAGGCTCGATCGATGGCTCCATAGTACAGAGACGCGTGGAGAGGAATCCTGGTTCTCGCATTGCCAAATTTGTTTTGAAGATCCAGTGGAAAAACAGCGTTTCCCTCTGTAGCAATGCCTCCTGGCTGTTATATGCTCTGAGGGCGAAGGCGCAATGATGGCAACCAGGAATGGGAGGATCGGATGAGAGTGTTTGTGGTCTTGTTCTTAGCGGCGATCAGCATGATGAGTGCGGATCGGGAGTTGTTACTATTCGCCGGAACACCGAGCCATCCCGCAGGCCAGCACGAACATAATGCCGGAGTCCTGTTGCTGCAGAAAGCCCTCGCGCGTGTTCCTGGTCTGCACACGACGGTTGCGCTGAATGGCGTCTGGCCGGCGCCCGCAGTGATCGAGAAAGCCGATGGCATTTTCTTCTTTGCCGATGGTGCCGAGGGACATCCGATCTTCAAGTCCGAGGAGCATGTGGCCGAGATTCGCAGAGCCGTTGCCCGGGGAGTGGGATTGATGTTCTATCACTATGCCATCGAGCCACCAGCCGCCAAAGGCCATCAGGAAATGCTCGATTGGATCAGCGGCTACTTTGAACTGAATCACTCGGTCAACCCTCATTGGGACGCCACCTTCCAGTCCCTGCCGAAGCATCCGATCACGCAGGGAGTGAAGCCGTTTACCATTCGCGACGAGTGGTATTTCAATATGCGGGTTCCAAAGACGTTGCAGAATGCTACGCCAATTCTGGTGGCAACTCCGCCAAAGGAAGTCTTTTCAGAGAAAGACGGCCCGCGGCTGGGGAACCCGGATGTCCGCGCCAAGGTCGGCCAGCCGCAGGTGGTGGCCTGGGCGGTGGAGAGGCCGGACGGAGGACGCGGCGTCGGTTGGACGGGCGGACATTTTCATAAGAACTTAGGCGATGACAACTTCCGCAAGTTGGTGCTGAACGCGCTGCTTTGGATTTCGAAAGTCGAGGTGCCTGCCGGGGGAGTCCTTTCCTCCGTGAGCGCCGCAGATCTGGCTGAGAACTGGGACAAGAAAAATTAGAGGGGATGAGGTTCCAATGAAATTTGGAGTGAATACATTTATCTGGGCTGCCGAGTTTGGCCAGGAACAGATGCCCTTGCTGCCGGGGATCAAAGCAGGTGGTTTCGATGGTGTCGAGGTGCCGCTCTTTCGCGCCTCCAGCTTTGCCGCCGCCGAGATCCGCAAAGGGACAGAAGCAGCCGGGCTTGAAGTGACCATCTGCTCCGTACTCGTCCAGGGCCTGAGCCTGATCAGCGACGACGCTGAAGTCCGTCGCCAAACGCTCGCCCATATGAAAGAAGTGATTGCAGCCGGCGCCGAGGCTGGGGCAAAGCTGATCGCCGGCCCGCTCTATTCGCCGGTTGGATATTTACCAGGCCGACGCCGCACAAGTGCCGAATGGAAGTGGGCCGTCGAGGCTTACCAGACTCTCGGCGACACGCTCCGTGCGCATGACGTCACGATTGCGATTGAACCCCTGAATCGCTTTGAGACCTACTTTCTCAACACCGCCGCCGACGCGGCGAGGCTCTGCGATGAAATCAATCATCCGAATGTCGGCGTCCTCTTCGATACCTTCCACGCGAACATTGAAGAGAAAGACATCGCCGCCGGTTACCGGACGGTGGGCAAGCATCTGAAGCATGTCCACACCTGTGAGAACGACCGCGGAATTCCGGGCAGCGGGCACGTCGAGTGGCCTTCAGTCTTTGCAGCCTTGAAAGAGTTAAATTACGATGGCTGGCTGACCATCGAGAGCTTCGGCTTTGCGCTGGGAGAACTCTCCGCCGCCGCGTCGATCTGGCGCGACATCGAGAAGTCGCCAGAATCCATCGCCTTTGAGGGCGTAAAATTCCTGCGGCAGAACGTGAAGTCCTAGAGAAGAAGCACCGACCTTCAAGCTTGAAGTGATCGCACCGGGCACGCTCGTCCTGGCTGAAGAGTTCTGCCAATGAAGCGAGAGCAAGCCTCGTCGTCATCAAACTCAAGCGCACCGAGGATGGCGGGCACATGGAATTGCAGGCCATCCGTTATGCCGTAAGGATTCCAGCGATGGAGTTCGCCGAAGCTGTTGTGTCCTACGAAATCGAGAGACACCGAGAAAAGTCAGGATTGGACAGAAAGTTCGTACTCGTCGCGGCCGCATTCTCCAAAGAGATTACGCATGCTGTCCATCCGATGCGTGCGCTTGCGGCCCTTGCCTCCTCGGCCTAGTAGTACTTCTCCAGAATCGGCTTCAGATAGTGTCCGGTATGCGATTCCGCCACTTCCACCAGTTGTTCTGGCGTGCCGGTGGCGACAATCTGTCCACCGCCATCGCCGCCTTCCGGCCCCAGATCGATCACCCAGTCCGCCGCTTTCACCACGTCCAGATTATGCTCGATCAGCAGAATGCTGCCACCGTTTTCAATCAAGCGTTGGAAGCTGGTGAGCAGCTTGCGGATATCGTCAAAATGCAAGCCGGTTGTCGGCTCGTCAAAGATAAACAGCGTCTTCGCACTTGAGGATTGCGAAAGATGCGAGGCGAGTTTGACGCGCTGCGCTTCCCCGCCCGACAGCGTTGTCGCCGACTGGCCAAGCCGGAGATAACCAAGCCCTACATCCTCCAGCACCTGAAGCTTCGCCACTAAGCGCGCCGCATCGGCAAAGTGCGCAATTGCCTCGCGCACCGTCATCTGCAGCGTCTCGTGAATGTTGGCGCCCTTGTACTGGATCTCCAGAATCTGCGGCTTGAAGCGCGTGCCCTTGCAATCATCACAAACCAGTTCAACGTCGGCGAGGAACTGCATCTCCACCGTGACCGTCCCGTCGCCTTGACAGGTCTCGCAACGCCCCCCGGGAATATTGAACGAGAAGTGCCCGGCCTGGTAGCCACGCGCCTGCGATTCTTTCGTATTCGCAAACAGATCGCGAATCAGATCGAAGGCCTTGATATAGGTCACCGGATTCGACCGGGGAGTCCGGCCAATCGGCGACTGGTCCACCAGAATCACATCGCTCAGATGATAGTCGCCTTCGACAGAGCGACAGGTCTGGCGCTGTGACTCGGCCGAAGAATCCTCGGCATCGGCCTCGGGTTCGGCAACAGCCTTCTTACGCGTCGCGACCTTCGCCGAAGCCCCCAGACTCAGACGCCGCTCTAAGGTCTTGAAAATCACCTCATGCATCAGGGAAGACTTGCCAGAACCGGAAACGCCCGTCACCGCCACCATCAGTCCCAGCGGAATGCTGACATCGATGCCGCGCAGATTGTTTGCCCGGGCACCCCGGAACACCACCTGTCGCTTCGGATCTGGAACCCGGCGCACCCGGCGCGGCGCTACGTTCTTCTCATTGCGAAGATAAAGGCCGGTGAGCGACTGGCCCGATTTTTTCGGCTTCAACAAGTCGCCGTAAGGACCTGCAAAAATAATCTCTCCGCCATGCTCTCCGGCGCCGGGCCCTAGATCGATGATGTGATCGGCAGACTCCATCACTTCCTGATCATGCTCCACCACCAGGATCGTGTTTCCGATATCGCGCAGGTCCTTCAGGATCTTGATCAGCCGGTGCGTATCGCGCGAGTGTAAGCCAATGCTCGGCTCATCGAGCACATAGCAAGCGCCGACCAATCGCGACCCAAGACAGGTGGCCAACTGGATGCGTTGCGCTTCCCCGCCCGACAGCGTCATCGCCAGACGGTCCAGCGTCAGATAGTCGAGCCCGACGTCATTCAGAAAACGCAGGCGCTGGCGGACTTCATTCAGAATCTTATCGGCCACCGCTTGCTGTTCCGGCCGCAATGCAACGCCATCAAAAAACAGCATCGCGTCGCGAATGTTCAGGCTGGACACCTCGCTGATGATCTTGCCGCCGACACGCACATTGCGCGCTTCCTGGCGCAGCCGCGTGCCGTGGCAATCGGGACAGCGCGTGTAGCCACGATAGCGGGACATAAAGACCCGCACATGAACCTTGTACTTCTTCGGTTCCACCACTTTGCTGAAGAATTCGCGAACCGCGTCCATGACGTAGTCCTGTTCGTTCTGCTTCAGGTCCGCAAAAGCGATGTTGTGGCGCACCTTGCCCTTGCTAGTCTTCTTGAACTCCTCGTAATACCAGACATAGGTCGGCTTGGTCCAGGGGTCGATGGCCCCCTCGTTGAGCGCCAGTCCAGGGTTGGGGATGATCTTGTCGACGTCGTAGTCCATCGTGCGGCCAAAACCCTGGCAAGTGGGGCAAGCGCCAAATGGATTGTTGAAACTGAAGAGCCGCGGCTCGGGGTCTTTGAATTCAGTCCCGCAAGTCTTACACTGGAAGGCTTCGTTAAAGCGAAGCCGCTGCGGCGTGTCGGTGCCAGCCTGCTCGATAATCAATTCGCCGCCCTCGCGATAGGCGATTTCAATCGCATCAACCAGACGCGAGCGGACATCCGCCGTCAGCACAAGACGATCGACCAAGGCGAAAACCGGCAAACCGAAGTTCAGCTCAAGCAGACTCTCCGGGCTCGAGAACTCAAAAGTGCGGCCCTCCTGGTAGAGGCGCGTAAAACCCTTGGCGCGCAGTTCAAACAAGCGGTCCCGCAATGCATCCGTTTTGAGCTTTTCCTTGGTGATCGGAAACAATGCATACCAGCGCGTGCCTGGCTCTTCCTGCAAGATCCGATGGGCGACATGGTCCACCGAATCGCGAATCACCGGAATGTTGCAGACCGGGCACCAGGTTTCGCCGGCGCGCGCGAAGAGCAGACGTAGAAAGTCATAGATCTCGGTCGACGTCGCGACGGTCGAGCGTGGGTTGCGCGTCGTATTCTTCTGCTTGATAGCCACCGGAGGCGCCAGGCCGAGAATCTCGTCGACATCCGGCTTCTCCATGCGTTCGAGAAACTGCCGCGCGTAAGCGGACAGCGATTCGACATAGCGGCGCTGGCCTTCGGCGTAAATCGTATCGAAGGCTAAGGATGATTTACCGGAACCAGACACACCAGTCACTACCGTCAACACATTGTGAGGAATGTCGAGGGAGATATCCTTGAGGTTGTGAACGCGGGCACCGTGGACCTCAATCGCACCATGGTCCTGGGGCGTTTTCGCTTTTTCTTTCGGGATAATCTCAGTATATCAACGGCATGCGGATCGCTCCAAGACTGAAGCAATGGTTTGACCTCGAGCAGCGTGATCTGCCCTGGCGGCGGACTCGCGATCCCTATCGCATCTGGCTGTCCGAGATCATGTTGCAGCAGACCCGGGTCGCGGCCGTCATCCCTTATTACGAGCGATTCCTCGAAAAATACCCGGACTACACCACTCTCGCCGCTGCCCCCGAAGACGAACTCCTCGGCATGTGGCAAGGGCTCGGCTACTACTCCCGCGCCCGGAATCTGCAAAAAGCAGCCCAGCAAATGGTGAAAATGGGCCGCTTTCCATCAACCTACGCGGAGATCCGCGAGTTGCCCGGCGTCGGGGACTACACTGCGGCCGCAGTTGCCAGTATCGCCTTTGGCCTGCCCGAAATCGGGCTCGACGGCAACATCGTACGTGTCATGGCCCGCTGGACCGCAGAAAAAGCGGATGTCCGCAAGCCGGCAACTCGCGCCAAACTCCTCGAAACCGCGCGGGAGCATCTCGATAAGAAAAACCCCGGCACTTATAAGCAAAGCTTAATGGAGCTAGGGGCGACAATTTGCTTGCCCAAAGCACCCAAATGCCTTTATTGTCCTATCAACGATGATTGTGGTGCCAGGCTTCAGGGACTTGCAGACACCCTACCCATTCAACTCGGGAAAAGGCCGCCGATCGACGAGCCCAAGGCGGTCTTCTGGGTGGTTCACGATAAACAGCTGCTTTTGTGGCAACGACCAGCGAACAGCCAACGCCTGCGCGGATTTTGGGAGCTGCCAGAAGCAGGCATGATCAACGATGTGGAAGCAGGACGCCTCGTCGGCGAGTTCACGCATTCGATCGTCAACCATCGCTATCGTGTCCAGCTCTTTGAAGCGAAACTCCAAGGCGATCCCGGAAAGATCTGCCAATGGATCCCGCTCGATCAGGTCGATAGCCTGACTCTCAGTACAATCGTCCGCAAGTGCATCAAGTTATTCAATTGAATCGGCCTAAGGGGGGCGATCGATGATTCGAAACAGGTGGATTCATTTTGGGGCAGCCATTGCAGTCGGATGTCTTCCAGTCTTGC is part of the Bryobacter aggregatus MPL3 genome and encodes:
- a CDS encoding ThuA domain-containing protein, with the translated sequence MFVVLFLAAISMMSADRELLLFAGTPSHPAGQHEHNAGVLLLQKALARVPGLHTTVALNGVWPAPAVIEKADGIFFFADGAEGHPIFKSEEHVAEIRRAVARGVGLMFYHYAIEPPAAKGHQEMLDWISGYFELNHSVNPHWDATFQSLPKHPITQGVKPFTIRDEWYFNMRVPKTLQNATPILVATPPKEVFSEKDGPRLGNPDVRAKVGQPQVVAWAVERPDGGRGVGWTGGHFHKNLGDDNFRKLVLNALLWISKVEVPAGGVLSSVSAADLAENWDKKN
- a CDS encoding sugar phosphate isomerase/epimerase family protein, with amino-acid sequence MKFGVNTFIWAAEFGQEQMPLLPGIKAGGFDGVEVPLFRASSFAAAEIRKGTEAAGLEVTICSVLVQGLSLISDDAEVRRQTLAHMKEVIAAGAEAGAKLIAGPLYSPVGYLPGRRRTSAEWKWAVEAYQTLGDTLRAHDVTIAIEPLNRFETYFLNTAADAARLCDEINHPNVGVLFDTFHANIEEKDIAAGYRTVGKHLKHVHTCENDRGIPGSGHVEWPSVFAALKELNYDGWLTIESFGFALGELSAAASIWRDIEKSPESIAFEGVKFLRQNVKS
- the uvrA gene encoding excinuclease ABC subunit UvrA encodes the protein MPKEKAKTPQDHGAIEVHGARVHNLKDISLDIPHNVLTVVTGVSGSGKSSLAFDTIYAEGQRRYVESLSAYARQFLERMEKPDVDEILGLAPPVAIKQKNTTRNPRSTVATSTEIYDFLRLLFARAGETWCPVCNIPVIRDSVDHVAHRILQEEPGTRWYALFPITKEKLKTDALRDRLFELRAKGFTRLYQEGRTFEFSSPESLLELNFGLPVFALVDRLVLTADVRSRLVDAIEIAYREGGELIIEQAGTDTPQRLRFNEAFQCKTCGTEFKDPEPRLFSFNNPFGACPTCQGFGRTMDYDVDKIIPNPGLALNEGAIDPWTKPTYVWYYEEFKKTSKGKVRHNIAFADLKQNEQDYVMDAVREFFSKVVEPKKYKVHVRVFMSRYRGYTRCPDCHGTRLRQEARNVRVGGKIISEVSSLNIRDAMLFFDGVALRPEQQAVADKILNEVRQRLRFLNDVGLDYLTLDRLAMTLSGGEAQRIQLATCLGSRLVGACYVLDEPSIGLHSRDTHRLIKILKDLRDIGNTILVVEHDQEVMESADHIIDLGPGAGEHGGEIIFAGPYGDLLKPKKSGQSLTGLYLRNEKNVAPRRVRRVPDPKRQVVFRGARANNLRGIDVSIPLGLMVAVTGVSGSGKSSLMHEVIFKTLERRLSLGASAKVATRKKAVAEPEADAEDSSAESQRQTCRSVEGDYHLSDVILVDQSPIGRTPRSNPVTYIKAFDLIRDLFANTKESQARGYQAGHFSFNIPGGRCETCQGDGTVTVEMQFLADVELVCDDCKGTRFKPQILEIQYKGANIHETLQMTVREAIAHFADAARLVAKLQVLEDVGLGYLRLGQSATTLSGGEAQRVKLASHLSQSSSAKTLFIFDEPTTGLHFDDIRKLLTSFQRLIENGGSILLIEHNLDVVKAADWVIDLGPEGGDGGGQIVATGTPEQLVEVAESHTGHYLKPILEKYY
- the mutY gene encoding A/G-specific adenine glycosylase; this encodes MRIAPRLKQWFDLEQRDLPWRRTRDPYRIWLSEIMLQQTRVAAVIPYYERFLEKYPDYTTLAAAPEDELLGMWQGLGYYSRARNLQKAAQQMVKMGRFPSTYAEIRELPGVGDYTAAAVASIAFGLPEIGLDGNIVRVMARWTAEKADVRKPATRAKLLETAREHLDKKNPGTYKQSLMELGATICLPKAPKCLYCPINDDCGARLQGLADTLPIQLGKRPPIDEPKAVFWVVHDKQLLLWQRPANSQRLRGFWELPEAGMINDVEAGRLVGEFTHSIVNHRYRVQLFEAKLQGDPGKICQWIPLDQVDSLTLSTIVRKCIKLFN